In one Gossypium hirsutum isolate 1008001.06 chromosome D09, Gossypium_hirsutum_v2.1, whole genome shotgun sequence genomic region, the following are encoded:
- the LOC107891820 gene encoding alpha-mannosidase At3g26720 isoform X2, whose product MMANKKAAFCGFMLMWLLARKLFGKVSSERVVLKDSEGREIESQLIPLSNSTLCIRSQYIKAYLGKKPREIAKYWVAFSVLVPHLGFSTYIVATTKETEGRSPTISTMNTYEASESNTIEVGQGSLKLLYSANEGKLTRYVNTRNSVTAFAEQSYGYYSGNDGTDKDPQTSLTVVRGPLLDEVHQQLHFSGQQHGS is encoded by the exons ATGATGGCCAACAAGAAGGCTGCGTTTTGCGGGTTTATGTTAATGTGGCTTTTAGCAAGAAAACTGTTTGGAAAG GTCTCCTCCGAAAGGGTTGTTCTCAAGGATTCTGAAGGGAGAGAAATTGAATCACAACTTATCCCTCTTTCAAATTCCACTTTATGCATAAGAAGTCAATACATCAAAGCATATTTGGGAAAAAAGCCTAGAGAAATAGCTAAATATTGGGTTGCATTTTCAGTTTTAGTACCTCATCTAGGTTTCAGCACTTATATTGTAGCAACTACTAAAGAGACAG AAGGCCGTAGCCCTACCATCTCAACCATGAATACCTATGAAGCAAGTGAAAGCAATACCATTGAAGTTGGCCAAGGAAGTTTAAAGCTTCTTTACTCAGCAAATGAAGGAAAACTTACTCGTTATGTTAATACCAGAAATTCG GTTACGGCCTTTGCTGAGCAATCCTATGGTTATTACTCGGGAAATGATGGAACTGATAAAGATCCTCAG ACTTCTTTAACTGTTGTGCGGGGTCCCCTGTTGGATGAAGTACATCAACAGCTACATTTTTCAG GTCAGCAACACGGATCTTGA
- the LOC107891820 gene encoding alpha-mannosidase At3g26720 isoform X1 yields the protein MMANKKAAFCGFMLMWLLARKLFGKVSSERVVLKDSEGREIESQLIPLSNSTLCIRSQYIKAYLGKKPREIAKYWVAFSVLVPHLGFSTYIVATTKETEGRSPTISTMNTYEASESNTIEVGQGSLKLLYSANEGKLTRYVNTRNSVTAFAEQSYGYYSGNDGTDKDPQTSLTVVRGPLLDEVHQQLHFSGKMWIWLLSRKFNQAYQRK from the exons ATGATGGCCAACAAGAAGGCTGCGTTTTGCGGGTTTATGTTAATGTGGCTTTTAGCAAGAAAACTGTTTGGAAAG GTCTCCTCCGAAAGGGTTGTTCTCAAGGATTCTGAAGGGAGAGAAATTGAATCACAACTTATCCCTCTTTCAAATTCCACTTTATGCATAAGAAGTCAATACATCAAAGCATATTTGGGAAAAAAGCCTAGAGAAATAGCTAAATATTGGGTTGCATTTTCAGTTTTAGTACCTCATCTAGGTTTCAGCACTTATATTGTAGCAACTACTAAAGAGACAG AAGGCCGTAGCCCTACCATCTCAACCATGAATACCTATGAAGCAAGTGAAAGCAATACCATTGAAGTTGGCCAAGGAAGTTTAAAGCTTCTTTACTCAGCAAATGAAGGAAAACTTACTCGTTATGTTAATACCAGAAATTCG GTTACGGCCTTTGCTGAGCAATCCTATGGTTATTACTCGGGAAATGATGGAACTGATAAAGATCCTCAG ACTTCTTTAACTGTTGTGCGGGGTCCCCTGTTGGATGAAGTACATCAACAGCTACATTTTTCAG GGAAGATGTGGATTTGGCTATTATCTAGAAAATTTAACCAAG CCTACCAAAGAAAATGA
- the LOC107891820 gene encoding alpha-mannosidase At3g26720 isoform X3: MMANKKAAFCGFMLMWLLARKLFGKVSSERVVLKDSEGREIESQLIPLSNSTLCIRSQYIKAYLGKKPREIAKYWVAFSVLVPHLGFSTYIVATTKETEGRSPTISTMNTYEASESNTIEVGQGSLKLLYSANEGKLTRYVNTRNSVTAFAEQSYGYYSGNDGTDKDPQTSLTVVRGPLLDEVHQQLHFSAYQRK; this comes from the exons ATGATGGCCAACAAGAAGGCTGCGTTTTGCGGGTTTATGTTAATGTGGCTTTTAGCAAGAAAACTGTTTGGAAAG GTCTCCTCCGAAAGGGTTGTTCTCAAGGATTCTGAAGGGAGAGAAATTGAATCACAACTTATCCCTCTTTCAAATTCCACTTTATGCATAAGAAGTCAATACATCAAAGCATATTTGGGAAAAAAGCCTAGAGAAATAGCTAAATATTGGGTTGCATTTTCAGTTTTAGTACCTCATCTAGGTTTCAGCACTTATATTGTAGCAACTACTAAAGAGACAG AAGGCCGTAGCCCTACCATCTCAACCATGAATACCTATGAAGCAAGTGAAAGCAATACCATTGAAGTTGGCCAAGGAAGTTTAAAGCTTCTTTACTCAGCAAATGAAGGAAAACTTACTCGTTATGTTAATACCAGAAATTCG GTTACGGCCTTTGCTGAGCAATCCTATGGTTATTACTCGGGAAATGATGGAACTGATAAAGATCCTCAG ACTTCTTTAACTGTTGTGCGGGGTCCCCTGTTGGATGAAGTACATCAACAGCTACATTTTTCAG CCTACCAAAGAAAATGA
- the LOC107891820 gene encoding alpha-mannosidase At3g26720 isoform X4 produces the protein MMANKKAAFCGFMLMWLLARKLFGKVSSERVVLKDSEGREIESQLIPLSNSTLCIRSQYIKAYLGKKPREIAKYWVAFSVLVPHLGFSTYIVATTKETEGRSPTISTMNTYEASESNTIEVGQGSLKLLYSANEGKLTRYVNTRNSVTAFAEQSYGYYSGNDGTDKDPQASGAYVFRPNGTFSIKSENQESVFI, from the exons ATGATGGCCAACAAGAAGGCTGCGTTTTGCGGGTTTATGTTAATGTGGCTTTTAGCAAGAAAACTGTTTGGAAAG GTCTCCTCCGAAAGGGTTGTTCTCAAGGATTCTGAAGGGAGAGAAATTGAATCACAACTTATCCCTCTTTCAAATTCCACTTTATGCATAAGAAGTCAATACATCAAAGCATATTTGGGAAAAAAGCCTAGAGAAATAGCTAAATATTGGGTTGCATTTTCAGTTTTAGTACCTCATCTAGGTTTCAGCACTTATATTGTAGCAACTACTAAAGAGACAG AAGGCCGTAGCCCTACCATCTCAACCATGAATACCTATGAAGCAAGTGAAAGCAATACCATTGAAGTTGGCCAAGGAAGTTTAAAGCTTCTTTACTCAGCAAATGAAGGAAAACTTACTCGTTATGTTAATACCAGAAATTCG GTTACGGCCTTTGCTGAGCAATCCTATGGTTATTACTCGGGAAATGATGGAACTGATAAAGATCCTCAG GCTTCTGGGGCATATGTTTTTCGTCCAAATGGTACATTCTCCATAAAATCTGAAAACCAGGAATCTGTTTTTATTTGA